In a single window of the Lacerta agilis isolate rLacAgi1 chromosome 15, rLacAgi1.pri, whole genome shotgun sequence genome:
- the LOC117060186 gene encoding cytochrome b-c1 complex subunit 6, mitochondrial-like gives MGWQDEKALEGRSGDPEEEEEELVDPLTTVREHCEQIEKCVKARERLEECNARVSSKSHTEEKCTEELFDFLHARDHCVAHKLFSKLK, from the coding sequence ATGGGGTGGCAGGATGAGAAGGCGCTGGAGGGCCGGAGCGGGGACcccgaggaggaggaagaagagcttGTGGATCCTTTAACTACTGTCAGGGAGCATTGTGAACAGATTGAGAAATGTGTGAAAGCTCGGGAACGTTTAGAGGAGTGTAATGCTCGAGTGTCATCCAAGTCCCATACAGAGGAGAAGTGTACAGAAGAACTCTTTGACTTCTTACATGCTAGAGACCATTGTGTGGCTCATAAACTCTTCAGCAAATTGAAATAA